Within the Aeromicrobium sp. Root236 genome, the region TCATGGTCACCGCGTCGCACAACCCGCCTCAGGACAACGGCTACAAGGTCTACCTCGAGGACTCGAGCCAGATCGTGCCGCCCGCCGACGCCGAGATCTCGGCGGCGATCGACGCCGTCGGCCGGGTCGACGAGATGCCCCTCAGCGAGGCGTACGAGCTGCTGGGTCCTGAAGTCGCCGAGGCGTACGTCGAGGCCGTGGTGGCGCTGCCGTCTGACGGGCCCCGCGACATCGTCGCGGTCTACACGCCGATGCACGGCGTCGGCCGCGACACGCTCGTCGAGGCGGTGTCGCGAGCGGGCTTCCCGGCGCTCCACGTCGTACGTGACCAGGCCGAGCCCGATCCCGACTTCCCCACCGTCGCGTTCCCCAATCCCGAGGAGCCCGGTGCGATGGACCTCGCGCTCAAGCTGTCGTCCGAGGTCGGCGCGGACATCATCGTCGCCAACGACCCCGACGCCGACCGGTGCGCCGTGGGCGTGCGCGACGGCGAGTCGTACCGGATGCTCACCGGCGACCAGGTCGGCGTGCTGCTCGGCGACTTCCTGCTGCGCAAGGGCGTGCAGGGCACCTATGCAGCCTCCATCGTCTCGTCCGACCTGCTCGGCCGGCAGGCGGCGGCGCATGGGCAGCCGTGGGAGCAGACGCTCACGGGGTTCAAATGGCTCGGCAAGATCCCCACTCTGGTGTTCGGCTACGAGGAGGCGCTCGGCTACAGCGTCGCCCCCGACATCGCCCGCGACAAGGACGGCGTCTCGGCGATCATCACGGTGCTCGAGATGGCGGCCGCGCTCAAGGCTGACGGTCGTACGCTGATCGACCAGCTCGACGCCATCTATCGCGAGCACGGGCTGCACGCGACGTCGCAGCTGTCGGTACGCGTCGAGGACCTGTCGATCATCGCCCGCGCGATGCAGACGCTGCGGACGTCTCCCCCGTCGTCGCTCGGCGGTCTCGCCGTGACGTCGGTCGACGACCTGGCCGACGGCTATCACGGCCTCCCGCCGACGGACGGCATCCGGCTCGGCCTCGAGGGCAACACCCGGATCATCGCTCGGCCGTCGGGCACCGAGCCCAAGCTCAAGTGCTACATCGAGGTCGTCGTGCCGGTCGAGGAGTCGATCGAGTCGTCGCGCGAGATCGCCGACGCAGCGATCGCCGGGATCAAGCAGGATCTCTCGGAGGCACTGGGGCTCTAGGTCTCGGGTGGTCAGACCGAGCGGCGGTGACCCGGTCGCCCATCCCGCCGAGCGGCGGTGAGCCAGTCGTGCATCAGCCCCGTCAAAGGGCGACCAGCTCACCGCCCACCGTCGGGGCGCACCGCTCGTCTGCCCGAATCCGCCGGCACGACGCCGGCGGCGCCCCTAGGCTCTCGGCATGTCCGTCCCAGCAACGCCGAAGCGTCCCGGTCGCGGGTGGTACGCCGTGGCCACCGTCATGGCGGTCGTCGCCACCGCGATCCTCGTGCTCCTCGGGGTGTGGATCGGGCGGGCGGTCGCGGGCTACTCCGTGACTCCGTTCGACGACGGCAGCTCCACGACGGTCACGATCGGCGACCGAGGCGTCGCGATCTGGGTCTCGCCGCAGGACACCCCCATCAGCTGCCTCGCCAGGGACGTCGACACCGGTGAGTCGACGCTCGATGCCGGCTCGGCGTCGAAGGTCACCATCACCGACGGCGGCCTCTCGTGGAGCAGGGTCGGGATCGTCAAGGGCGAGCCGGGGTCGAAGCACCTCGTCCAGTGCGAGGCCACCGGGGGCGAGGTGCTCGGATACGCCGACAACCCCCGCATCGGCCGGTACGTCCTGTTCGGCGTCGTCGGGGGCGTCCTGGCCCTGGTGACCGGCATCGCGGCGTTCGTGATCGTGCTCGTCGTGGCGATCAAGCGCAACCGCAAGCCCAGGCCGGCCTGACGGTCAGACCTTGAGCACGCCGACGACGAGGCAGACGAAGCCACCCGTCGTCAGCACGGAGCGGGCGTGGTTCCACATCGTCCACTTGTCCTCGAACGCCTCGCGCAGTGACGCCGCGCTGCCCTTGCCGGCCTCGAGCGTGTCGTTCATCGGCACGTTGACGGCGAACGTGATGACGTACGCGCCGATGACGTAGAGGACGAGGCCGGCGACGACCCAGGGCCGGGACTCATCGCCCCAGCCCAGGACCAGCGCGAGGACGCCGACGAAGAACGCGCCGCCGAACGTGAGGGCGAAGACGGGGTTGAGGATCGCGACATTGATGCCGCGCATGGTGTCGACGAAAGCGGCGTCCGAGGCCCGCCGGAGCCCCGGCATGACGACGTACGAGAAGGTGGCGAACAGTCCGGCCGACAGGCCCATGAGGGCGGTCGCGGTGGTGAGTGCGGTCTTGGTCACGGCTTCATCACACCAGTGATCGGTGAGACGATCCATGGCCAAGACGCGCGTGTGCATACGTGAGCGTCTACGCTGGGCCCATGGACACCTTGAGCGGGCTCCTCGACGGGCCTCGAGCCAACGGCGCCTTCCTCATGCGCTCCGTGATGACCTCGCCGTGGTCCCTGCGGATCCAGGACGAGGCGCCGCTGTCGATCGCGATCGTCGTGCGCGGCGAGGCCTGGGTCGTGCCGGAGGGTGGCGAGCCGGTACGCCTCGGGCCCGGCGACGTCATGGTCGCCCGTGGTCCCGAGCCCTACACCGTCGCGGACCTGCCCGACTCCGAGCCGCAGGTCTTCATCAACCCCGGCCAGCACTGCACCGATGCCGAGGGCAACAGCCTCGAGGACGTCATGACCCTGGGCACGAGGTCCTGGGGCAACGACCCGGACGGCGCGACGATGATCGTCACCGGCACCTACGAGAGCGCCCGGGCGATCAGCGCGCGGCTCCTGCGCAGCCTCCCCCAGCTGTTCGTGCTCCGTGAGGGTGAATGGAACGGCGAGCTCGTCGCCGTGCTGTGCGCCGAGATGCAGCGCGACGAGCTCGGGCAGGAGGTCTTCCTCGACCGGTTGCTGGACCTCGTCGTGATCGCCGCCGTGCGGGACTGGTTCACCCGCGACGCCTCACGAGCGCCGGCCTGGCACCGGGCCGCCTCGGACCCGGTGCTCGGCCCGGCCCTCCGTCTCCTCGAGGACGATGTCGCCCGGCCGTGGACGCTGGCGTCGCTCGCCGCCGAGGTCGGCGTGTCCCGCGCGGCACTGGCCCGGCGCTTCTCGAACGTGCTCGGCGAGCCGGCGATGGCCTACCTCACGAGCCTGCGGCTCGACCTCGCCGCCGACCTGCTCCGAGAGCCCGACCTGACGATCGCGGCGGTCGCCAGGCAGGTCGGCTACGGCAGCCCGTTCGCCCTCAGCACCGCGTTCAAACGGGTCCGCGGGATCAGCCCAGCCCACCATCGGGCGATGGTGGGCTGAGCGACCGGCTACCTCTTGGCGACCTTCAGCGTGAACGTCACCTGTGACGCATCGGCGTAGGTCGTCCCGCTGTACTTCGCGACCAGCTTCTGGGTGCCCGAGGTCGTGAACCTCGAGAGCCCCACGATCGCCTTGCCCCGGAAGACCGGCGCCGTGCCCATGAACCGGCTGCCGAGATAGACCCGCACCGTGCCCGAGCCGATCGTGAAGCCGGAGCCCGAGACCGTGAACGGGACCCGGGCGTGGGTCTTGTCCTTGACGATCGTGCCGCTGACGGCGCCCTTCTTGATCGTCGTCGAGCCCTTGACGACGGTCAGCTGCACCGTGGTCGTGTCCGGCTTGTATGTCTGGCTGCCGCCGTAGGCGACCGTCAGCTCGTACGTGCCGGGCTTGAACGCGGTCTTGCCCAACGTGACCGAGCCTGCCCCGTCGATCAGGAATCCCATGCCGGCGAACGCACCGCCCTGGGTGACGGTGACGAGTCCCGAGACGCCCGCCTCCGCCGTGACGTCGACGACCGCCGACTTGCCGTACTTGGTCGTCGCAACGGTCGCCGCCAGGTCCGGCTCACCCTTGACGACCTCGACGCCCACCGTGGTGGACGACGGGTCGTGCCCGGCGTCGCCGCCGTACGAGACAGTCAGCGTGTGGTCATCGACCGACAGCTCCGTCGTGTCGATCGCCAACGAGGCCTCACCATCGGCGAGCTCGCCGGTGGCGAGGACGTTCGACCCGTCCTTGACCGTCACGGTGCCGGTCGGCGTGACGTCGCCGCCCCCGACCTTGACCGCGACCTGGAACGTCGAGCCGTACGCCGCCTTCGCGGGTGCGGTCGCCGTCGTCGTCGAGGCGACCGGTCCCGGCGCCTCGGCGGTCTTGAACCCGACGATCTCCGGGTCGTGGTCGCTCGCCCGGTAGGGGTTGGGCTTGTAGAAGTTGGTGACGTTGTAGTTGTAGCGGCTGTACTCCCGGGCCACCGACTCGTACGAGTTGATGTTCCAGATGTCCGCGCCCGTCACGTCGGCGTAGGCCTCGCTCGAGGCGAACACGTGGTCGAGCGAGCCGACCGCGCCGTCGAACTGGTAGGTCTCCTTGTCGGTCAGCTCGCGTGGCACGTTGACGAAGCCGCCGGCCTCGATGATGCCGACCGGGTCCTCCTCGTTGTACGCGTTGAAGTCGCCGGTGAGGAACACCCGATCGGTCTTCGCGGCGGCCTCCCGCTCCGCGGCGAAGGCGATCAACGCGTGCGCCTGCAGCGTGCGGGCGTGGTTGGACGCACCCTGGCCGTCGTGCTGGTCGGCATCGACGCCCGATCCGGAGCCCTTGGACTTGAAGTGGTTGACGATCACGAGGAAGTCCTCGTACGCCGCACCGCCGGCCGGCCGGAACTCCTGGGCGAGCGGCGCCCGCGCGTTGGAGAACGCCGGGTCGTCGAGCGCCGTGGACGTGCCGACCGTCTCGACCTTGGCCGGCTGGTAGATGAACGCCGTGCGGATGACGTCCTCACCGTTGGCCGGGATCGTGGCGGGCGACGGGACCGCGGCCCACCGGTCGGAGCCGGCAGCCGTGTTGAGCGCCGCCACCAGGTGGTGCAGGGCGTCGTCGCGGTCGAGGCCGAACGCGGCGGAGTTCTCGATCTCCTCCAACGAGACGACATCGGCGTCGAGCGTGTTGATCGCCGAGACGATCTTGGCCTGCTGCCGCTCGAGGTTGGTGTCGTCAGCCGCACCGCGCGGGCCGTCAGGCGAGCACGTGTTGGCCGTGATGTGGTTGCCCTCGCGGTCGTTGTAGTACGTGCAGGAGCCACCGCCCGCCACGAAGTCCGCCGCCGTCGTCGTGAAGTAGTTGAGGACGTTGAAGGTGCCGAGCTTGAGGTCACCGCCGACCGGCTCGGGCGCCGCCTTGCGCGTGTTGCCGATCGTGACCGGCTCGTCGCCGCCGGCGACCAGCTGCTGGGTCGGCTGAAGCTTCCACAGGTTGTTGCGGTAGTCGAGGACGACGGGATCGTCGAACGCGACCGGCGCACCGGCCCGCACCTCGTTGTCCGGGGTCAGCCACGGCAACGCGGTGCCCTGGTTGCCGGCGGAGAAGAAGTTGAGCGAGGCCCCGTCGTCGAGCGTGACGAGCTTCTCGGCGTTCTGCGCCTGGAGCGCGAGCGCCGGCGTGCCGGGGGCGACGACGTTGGTCGGGGTGTCGAACGGTTTGGTGCCCGGAGCAAGCCCGATCTCGGCGTACTGGTTGGTCGCGTAGTTGTCGGTGATCGTGAAGTCGCCCTGCGGTGCGAGGAGCATGCCCTCGAGCGACTCCTTCTGCGCCGTGGTCAGCGGGAACGACACGGCTGCGGGATCGACGCCCTCGGCCGGCCCGGTCAGCTTCTCGAAGCTGCCGGCTGTGGTCGACAGCTCGGTCAGGCCGCTGAACTCGCTGACCCCACCGGTCACCCGGACCAGGTCGCCCTTGTCGACCGCAGCTGCGAACGCCGAGGAGAACACGAAGATGCCGTCCGAGGCCTTGTGGGTCGACAGGTCGACGGTCCCGCCGGTGCCGTCCGTCTGGATGTAGGCGCCGGAGAAGCCGCCGCTCTTGTAGACCGCCGTGACGACACCCTCGGTCGTCACGTTCTTGCCGGCCAGCGGGCTGTCGGTGCCGGTGCCCTGGATCTCGGCGATCGTCGCCTCGGTGGGCTCACCGGGATCGACACCCCCGCCGTCACAGTCCGTGCCGCACGCGACCGGCGTGGGAGCGG harbors:
- a CDS encoding ExeM/NucH family extracellular endonuclease, coding for MKKSLVARLGVGLALAASTLAMPSTADATPAGDNVVINEVYVNGGSTGATYVTKFVELYNPTSKAIDVNGWTLQYRTAAGTGSFSGVVPLGDHHLEPGGTLLISGGSNNPPAAGAALPTPDVVGTAANAAGGGGTFALSKSTAVLSGDRATVLANTNVVDLVGYGTSTTNEGAAKATGNTVALSLNRSATGADTDENGADFTAAAPTPVACGTDCDGGGVDPGEPTEATIAEIQGTGTDSPLAGKNVTTEGVVTAVYKSGGFSGAYIQTDGTGGTVDLSTHKASDGIFVFSSAFAAAVDKGDLVRVTGGVSEFSGLTELSTTAGSFEKLTGPAEGVDPAAVSFPLTTAQKESLEGMLLAPQGDFTITDNYATNQYAEIGLAPGTKPFDTPTNVVAPGTPALALQAQNAEKLVTLDDGASLNFFSAGNQGTALPWLTPDNEVRAGAPVAFDDPVVLDYRNNLWKLQPTQQLVAGGDEPVTIGNTRKAAPEPVGGDLKLGTFNVLNYFTTTAADFVAGGGSCTYYNDREGNHITANTCSPDGPRGAADDTNLERQQAKIVSAINTLDADVVSLEEIENSAAFGLDRDDALHHLVAALNTAAGSDRWAAVPSPATIPANGEDVIRTAFIYQPAKVETVGTSTALDDPAFSNARAPLAQEFRPAGGAAYEDFLVIVNHFKSKGSGSGVDADQHDGQGASNHARTLQAHALIAFAAEREAAAKTDRVFLTGDFNAYNEEDPVGIIEAGGFVNVPRELTDKETYQFDGAVGSLDHVFASSEAYADVTGADIWNINSYESVAREYSRYNYNVTNFYKPNPYRASDHDPEIVGFKTAEAPGPVASTTTATAPAKAAYGSTFQVAVKVGGGDVTPTGTVTVKDGSNVLATGELADGEASLAIDTTELSVDDHTLTVSYGGDAGHDPSSTTVGVEVVKGEPDLAATVATTKYGKSAVVDVTAEAGVSGLVTVTQGGAFAGMGFLIDGAGSVTLGKTAFKPGTYELTVAYGGSQTYKPDTTTVQLTVVKGSTTIKKGAVSGTIVKDKTHARVPFTVSGSGFTIGSGTVRVYLGSRFMGTAPVFRGKAIVGLSRFTTSGTQKLVAKYSGTTYADASQVTFTLKVAKR
- a CDS encoding phospho-sugar mutase, producing MTDELLARAREWLSQDPDPRTVEELQGLIDAGDTAGLEDRFKERLQFGTAGLRGALGAGPNRMNRVIVAQAAAGLAAYLLEHGSKPSVVVGYDARHNSDVFARDTAEIMEGAGVHAHLLPTHLPTPVLAFAIRHLGCSAGVMVTASHNPPQDNGYKVYLEDSSQIVPPADAEISAAIDAVGRVDEMPLSEAYELLGPEVAEAYVEAVVALPSDGPRDIVAVYTPMHGVGRDTLVEAVSRAGFPALHVVRDQAEPDPDFPTVAFPNPEEPGAMDLALKLSSEVGADIIVANDPDADRCAVGVRDGESYRMLTGDQVGVLLGDFLLRKGVQGTYAASIVSSDLLGRQAAAHGQPWEQTLTGFKWLGKIPTLVFGYEEALGYSVAPDIARDKDGVSAIITVLEMAAALKADGRTLIDQLDAIYREHGLHATSQLSVRVEDLSIIARAMQTLRTSPPSSLGGLAVTSVDDLADGYHGLPPTDGIRLGLEGNTRIIARPSGTEPKLKCYIEVVVPVEESIESSREIADAAIAGIKQDLSEALGL
- a CDS encoding AraC family transcriptional regulator → MDTLSGLLDGPRANGAFLMRSVMTSPWSLRIQDEAPLSIAIVVRGEAWVVPEGGEPVRLGPGDVMVARGPEPYTVADLPDSEPQVFINPGQHCTDAEGNSLEDVMTLGTRSWGNDPDGATMIVTGTYESARAISARLLRSLPQLFVLREGEWNGELVAVLCAEMQRDELGQEVFLDRLLDLVVIAAVRDWFTRDASRAPAWHRAASDPVLGPALRLLEDDVARPWTLASLAAEVGVSRAALARRFSNVLGEPAMAYLTSLRLDLAADLLREPDLTIAAVARQVGYGSPFALSTAFKRVRGISPAHHRAMVG
- a CDS encoding DUF1772 domain-containing protein encodes the protein MTKTALTTATALMGLSAGLFATFSYVVMPGLRRASDAAFVDTMRGINVAILNPVFALTFGGAFFVGVLALVLGWGDESRPWVVAGLVLYVIGAYVITFAVNVPMNDTLEAGKGSAASLREAFEDKWTMWNHARSVLTTGGFVCLVVGVLKV